A section of the Mastomys coucha isolate ucsf_1 unplaced genomic scaffold, UCSF_Mcou_1 pScaffold15, whole genome shotgun sequence genome encodes:
- the LOC116092177 gene encoding olfactory receptor 4S2-like translates to MAWILGFWHSIALLLMVLSLPFCGPNHINHYFCDVKPLLKLVCKDVHVVSILAIANSGMVLVAIFTVLLASYILILYSLRTRSSAGLLKALSTCSSHIMVVVLFFGPCIYTYILPAGSENKDKEISVFYTVIAPILNPLIYTLRNSEMKSTMHKVWSRLSHLELR, encoded by the coding sequence ATGGCCTGGATACTGGGGTTCTGGCACTCCATTGCTTTGCTCCTCATGGTACTCAGCCTGCCATTCTGTGGTCCCAACCACATCAACCACTACTTCTGTGATGTCAAGCCTCTTTTGAAGCTGGTCTGTAAAGATGTTCATGTTGTTAGTATCTTGGCAATTGCCAACTCTGGCATGGTGCTTGTTGCCATTTTTACTGTACTACTTGCTTCTTACATACTCATTTTATATTCTCTGAGGACAAGATCATCTGCAGGGCTACTCAAAGCACTCTCAACCTGTAGTTCACACATAATGGTGGTAGTTTTATTTTTCGGGCCCTGTATTTATACCTATATTTTACCTGCAGGAAGTGAGAACAAGGATAAGGAAATTTCTGTGTTTTACACTGTGATTGCCCCCATCCTAAATCCCCTCATCTACACATTGAGAAACAGTGAGATGAAAAGCACCATGCACAAGGTGTGGTCTCGTCTGTCACATTTGGAGTTGAGATAA